The proteins below come from a single Actinomycetota bacterium genomic window:
- a CDS encoding Na+/H+ antiporter subunit E translates to MRHGRSGWAAVLGWWLAGTATYLSFVDLIWTQVVAGAVVAAVAVAVSARAWRVADLSYTASWPRVWRLRAVGRILGREIRAVVGALVRQVRGVAPVAGRYVAVPTEEPVDCGVDVAITLEASLAPNTYVVASFPDEQLLLVHQFQPSPGARRSFPRWHP, encoded by the coding sequence GTGCGCCACGGGCGAAGCGGGTGGGCCGCGGTGCTGGGCTGGTGGCTCGCCGGCACCGCCACCTACCTGTCGTTCGTCGACCTGATCTGGACCCAGGTGGTGGCCGGCGCGGTCGTCGCGGCCGTGGCGGTCGCCGTGTCGGCGCGCGCCTGGCGGGTGGCCGACCTGTCGTACACGGCGTCGTGGCCACGCGTCTGGCGGCTGCGCGCCGTCGGCCGGATCCTCGGACGGGAGATCCGGGCCGTGGTCGGGGCGCTCGTACGCCAGGTGCGTGGCGTGGCACCGGTGGCGGGGCGCTACGTTGCGGTCCCGACCGAGGAGCCCGTCGACTGCGGTGTCGACGTGGCCATCACCCTCGAGGCGTCGCTGGCCCCCAACACCTACGTCGTCGCGTCGTTCCCCGACGAGCAGCTCCTGCTGGTCCACCAGTTCCAGCCGTCACCCGGTGCTCGGCGGTCGTTCCCGCG
- a CDS encoding VanZ family protein encodes MSLRLLLPTAVYAAILAFSSLPADDLSMLPAGLSWVGHVLEYAVLGAALRWAVDGVPGATAVTLGALACLAGIDEAYQSTVPGRDPSTLDWVVDVTSGAVAATAFVHWRG; translated from the coding sequence GTGTCCCTGCGACTCCTGCTGCCGACCGCCGTCTACGCGGCGATCCTCGCGTTCTCGTCGCTCCCGGCCGACGACCTGTCGATGCTGCCGGCCGGCCTGAGCTGGGTCGGTCACGTCCTCGAGTACGCGGTCCTGGGGGCCGCGCTCCGGTGGGCCGTTGACGGCGTCCCGGGAGCGACCGCAGTCACACTGGGGGCGCTCGCTTGTCTCGCCGGCATCGACGAGGCGTACCAATCCACCGTGCCCGGACGCGACCCATCCACCCTGGACTGGGTCGTGGATGTGACCTCGGGGGCGGTCGCGGCCACCGCGTTCGTCCACTGGAGGGGCTGA